The following are encoded together in the Nocardioides okcheonensis genome:
- the panB gene encoding 3-methyl-2-oxobutanoate hydroxymethyltransferase — translation MSEKSEETAPYGSGPATTSPQAPPAKRVRTHHLREMKERGEKITMLTAYDMYTAATFDEAGIDLLLVGDSASNNVLGNETSLPITVDELLPLTRAVARSVKRAMVVGDLPFGSYQASPEQGYLTAVRFMKEAGAHCVKLEGGAEMAPVIEKCTRGGIPVMAHIGFTPQSEHTLGGYRVQGRGDASDRVVADARAVQDAGAFAVVMEMVPGDVAERISKELTIPTIGIGAGAGCDGQVLVWQDAFGLRTGRMARFVKQYADVHQVLLDAARAYADDVRGGTFPGPEHTF, via the coding sequence ATGTCCGAGAAGTCCGAGGAGACCGCCCCGTACGGCTCCGGCCCCGCCACCACCTCCCCGCAGGCCCCGCCCGCGAAGCGCGTGCGCACCCACCACCTGCGGGAGATGAAGGAGCGCGGCGAGAAGATCACCATGCTCACGGCCTACGACATGTACACGGCCGCGACCTTCGACGAGGCGGGCATCGACCTGCTGCTCGTCGGCGACTCCGCCTCCAACAACGTCCTCGGCAACGAGACGTCGCTGCCGATCACCGTCGACGAGCTGCTGCCCCTCACCCGCGCGGTGGCGCGCTCGGTGAAGCGGGCGATGGTCGTCGGCGACCTGCCGTTCGGCAGCTACCAGGCCTCCCCCGAGCAGGGTTACCTCACCGCCGTCCGCTTCATGAAGGAGGCCGGCGCCCACTGCGTCAAGCTCGAGGGTGGCGCCGAGATGGCGCCGGTCATCGAGAAGTGCACCCGCGGCGGCATCCCCGTGATGGCCCACATCGGCTTCACCCCGCAGAGCGAGCACACCCTCGGCGGCTACCGCGTCCAGGGGCGCGGCGACGCGAGCGACCGGGTCGTCGCCGACGCGCGCGCCGTGCAGGACGCCGGCGCGTTCGCGGTGGTGATGGAGATGGTGCCGGGCGACGTCGCGGAGCGGATCAGCAAGGAGCTGACCATCCCGACCATCGGCATCGGCGCCGGCGCCGGCTGCGACGGGCAGGTCCTCGTGTGGCAGGACGCCTTCGGCCTGCGCACCGGTCGGATGGCCCGGTTCGTCAAGCAGTACGCCGACGTCCACCAGGTCCTGCTCGACGCCGCGCGCGCCTACGCCGACGACGTCCGGGGCGGGACCTTCCCCGGTCCCGAGCACACCTTCTGA
- a CDS encoding PQQ-dependent sugar dehydrogenase produces MQPRTPTVPALAVPGLVAVLVGSALTLATGPAASTTRTAGTSAAAPAVAAHARVPALRVRTVVRRLDHPWDVQQAPGGRLLVSERDRARISVVRNGKRRTLADLSRLVWVSGETGLMSLAVDPARRTVWACHGSTEGGNHVQVTRWRADARWKRLSHQRTVLTGLPSSSGRHGGCRLLLDRDSDALVVGTGDAAIGTNPRDLDSLGGKTLRVHRRTGEPMADNPYADATTARRFVWTYGHRNVQGLAQRADGSLWSVEQGSSRDDEVNLLVPGGDYGWNPVPGYDESVPMTDQALPGEQQEARWSSGDPTLATSGGAWVRGRQWGRLDGTLAVAALKASRVVFLRFDARGELVSVTSPKALQRHGRLRSVTTARNGDLLLTTDNGGDDRVLRVSPH; encoded by the coding sequence ATGCAGCCGCGCACGCCCACCGTCCCCGCCCTCGCCGTCCCCGGCCTCGTCGCCGTCCTCGTCGGCAGCGCCCTCACCCTCGCGACCGGTCCGGCCGCCTCGACGACTCGGACGGCCGGGACGAGCGCCGCGGCGCCCGCCGTGGCGGCCCACGCGAGGGTGCCCGCGCTGCGCGTGCGCACCGTCGTACGCCGCCTCGACCACCCGTGGGACGTCCAGCAGGCCCCCGGCGGCCGGCTCCTGGTCTCCGAGCGCGACCGGGCCCGGATCAGCGTGGTGCGCAACGGCAAGCGGCGCACCCTGGCCGACCTGTCGCGGCTGGTGTGGGTCTCCGGCGAGACCGGCCTGATGTCGCTGGCGGTCGACCCGGCGCGACGCACCGTGTGGGCCTGCCACGGCAGCACCGAGGGCGGCAACCACGTCCAGGTCACCCGCTGGCGCGCCGACGCGAGGTGGAAGCGGCTCAGCCACCAGCGGACCGTGCTCACCGGGCTCCCCTCGTCGTCCGGTCGGCACGGCGGCTGCCGGCTGCTGCTCGACCGCGACTCCGACGCGCTGGTCGTCGGCACCGGTGACGCCGCCATCGGCACCAACCCGCGCGACCTCGACTCCCTCGGCGGCAAGACGTTGCGGGTGCACCGCCGCACCGGCGAGCCGATGGCCGACAACCCGTACGCCGACGCGACGACGGCGCGACGGTTCGTGTGGACCTACGGCCACCGCAACGTCCAGGGACTCGCCCAGCGGGCCGACGGCTCGCTGTGGTCGGTCGAGCAGGGCAGCTCCCGCGACGACGAGGTCAACCTGCTCGTGCCGGGCGGGGACTACGGCTGGAACCCGGTGCCGGGCTACGACGAGTCGGTGCCGATGACCGACCAGGCGCTCCCGGGCGAGCAGCAGGAGGCGCGCTGGTCGTCCGGCGACCCGACCCTCGCCACCTCCGGCGGCGCCTGGGTCCGCGGGCGGCAGTGGGGGCGCCTCGACGGCACCCTCGCCGTCGCCGCGCTCAAGGCGTCCCGCGTCGTCTTCCTGCGCTTCGACGCCCGGGGCGAGCTGGTCTCCGTCACGAGCCCGAAGGCGCTCCAGCGCCACGGCCGGCTGCGGTCGGTGACCACGGCCCGCAACGGCGACCTGCTCCTCACCACCGACAACGGGGGCGACGACCGGGTGCTGCGCGTCTCCCCGCACTGA
- a CDS encoding alpha/beta hydrolase — protein sequence MTTIQVPAPIPEWPEPDVRPSAAAVATDLRAAAVATSDVTSWMSAHGVPAGWTGNAADAAGHAMTAMGRRADAAVAALEKAVTAVEAYLDQMATRRAELDRLDDERVAFNRDRESLWSRADGAPADQADALLDEAAALLRRHDRIVADREAWLERVRADEDRVIAVLASLDTTSEGRDARDDSTRVDVDGLRRQLASQADPRSVNDWWLSLTDAQRAALAIAFPELVGNTNGIPTGDRDEANRATIDRDEEYLRQRQADGSLTDQERAWLERVVATRDALALGELAGTPVDTNLMVYLPHAFDGDGAAAVSYGDPDTADDTAVIVPGLTNDMTKMGSQGQDALNLFMSAHDKGEDIAAIAWMGYDAPSAAEGITAELGDIAGVTREDLAENGGHLLSDFVDGLRATYDGDSPTGQSHLTVIGHSYGSTTAAHAAADGLDEDSLVLIGSPGAGGGVHDVSGLHAPEGEVFVGSRENDFVTWLGGEISVDVPVRIGGDTVHLGNLGLGDDPSQAGFGAHRFDTSSDGTDTPFHLQDGGAILDRHTSYLDVDTASLENITNVVIDRDDQVDLVPGRDTPAHDRLYDFAGSEASYQAQQAVENYVVEPLEGVRDAVVDGAGRVVDGAGQVVDGVRSGAEDLGRRFSDAWPDSWP from the coding sequence ATGACCACCATCCAGGTCCCTGCCCCGATCCCCGAGTGGCCCGAGCCCGACGTACGCCCCTCGGCCGCGGCCGTGGCGACCGACCTGCGCGCCGCCGCCGTCGCGACCTCCGACGTGACCTCCTGGATGTCCGCCCACGGCGTGCCCGCCGGGTGGACCGGCAACGCCGCCGACGCCGCCGGTCACGCCATGACCGCGATGGGACGCCGCGCCGACGCCGCCGTCGCCGCGCTGGAGAAGGCCGTCACCGCCGTGGAGGCGTACCTCGACCAGATGGCCACGCGGCGCGCCGAGCTCGACCGGCTCGACGACGAGCGCGTCGCCTTCAACCGCGACCGCGAGTCGCTGTGGTCGCGCGCCGACGGCGCACCGGCCGACCAGGCCGACGCACTGCTGGACGAGGCCGCGGCGCTGCTGCGCCGGCACGACCGGATCGTCGCCGACCGCGAGGCCTGGCTCGAGCGGGTCCGCGCCGACGAGGACCGCGTGATCGCGGTCCTCGCGTCGCTCGACACGACCTCCGAGGGCAGGGACGCGCGCGACGACTCGACGCGCGTCGACGTCGACGGCCTGCGCCGCCAGCTCGCGTCGCAGGCCGACCCCCGGTCGGTCAACGACTGGTGGCTCTCCCTCACCGACGCCCAGCGCGCCGCGCTCGCGATCGCGTTCCCCGAGCTCGTCGGCAACACCAACGGCATCCCCACCGGTGACCGGGACGAGGCCAACCGCGCGACGATCGACCGCGACGAGGAGTACCTGCGCCAGCGGCAGGCCGACGGCTCCCTCACCGATCAGGAGCGGGCGTGGCTGGAGCGGGTGGTGGCGACGCGGGACGCGCTCGCCCTCGGAGAGCTCGCCGGCACCCCGGTCGACACCAACCTCATGGTCTACCTGCCCCACGCCTTCGACGGCGACGGCGCGGCGGCGGTCAGCTACGGCGACCCCGACACCGCCGACGACACCGCCGTGATCGTCCCCGGACTCACCAACGACATGACCAAGATGGGCTCGCAGGGCCAGGACGCGCTCAACCTGTTCATGAGCGCCCACGACAAGGGCGAGGACATCGCCGCGATCGCCTGGATGGGCTACGACGCCCCCAGCGCCGCGGAGGGCATCACCGCCGAGCTCGGTGACATCGCCGGGGTCACCCGCGAGGACCTCGCCGAGAACGGCGGCCACCTGCTCAGCGACTTCGTCGACGGCCTGCGAGCCACCTACGACGGCGACAGCCCCACCGGGCAGTCCCACCTCACGGTGATCGGCCACAGCTACGGCTCCACCACCGCCGCTCACGCCGCCGCCGACGGCCTCGACGAGGACTCCCTGGTGCTCATCGGCAGTCCCGGCGCCGGTGGCGGGGTGCACGACGTGTCCGGCCTCCACGCGCCGGAGGGCGAGGTGTTCGTCGGGTCGCGCGAGAACGACTTCGTCACCTGGCTGGGCGGGGAGATCTCCGTCGACGTGCCGGTCCGCATCGGCGGCGACACCGTCCACCTCGGCAACCTCGGCCTCGGCGACGACCCCAGCCAGGCAGGGTTCGGCGCCCACCGCTTCGACACCTCCTCGGACGGCACCGACACGCCGTTCCACCTCCAGGACGGCGGAGCGATCCTCGACCGCCACACCAGCTACCTCGACGTCGACACGGCGTCGCTGGAGAACATCACCAACGTCGTCATCGACCGCGACGACCAGGTGGACCTCGTGCCCGGCCGCGACACCCCGGCCCACGACCGGCTCTACGACTTCGCCGGGAGCGAGGCGTCCTACCAGGCGCAGCAGGCCGTCGAGAACTACGTCGTCGAGCCGCTGGAGGGCGTGCGCGACGCCGTCGTCGACGGCGCGGGCCGTGTCGTCGACGGCGCGGGTCAGGTCGTCGACGGCGTGCGGTCCGGAGCCGAGGACCTCGGACGGCGGTTCAGCGACGCCTGGCCCGACAGCTGGCCGTGA